The following DNA comes from Tachypleus tridentatus isolate NWPU-2018 chromosome 9, ASM421037v1, whole genome shotgun sequence.
ATAGTAATGATGCTAATTGTGGtgattcactgttttattttttaaaaggttCTTACTTCAGCTTCTGACACTAAAATAAATAGAGGAAACAGGTGTGAAAAGATTAGAAGTAGAAATTCTCAGGAGATTTACATTGGAATTTCATGGTTCATAATGAAAAGTTATGATAGTAttattatgctaaaaatataGTAACTATAGAAAATGGGTGTTAAAAGGTGAGCAGTATAAATCTTGGTTGTAAGTTGTTCAAAACTTTGTGATCAATACTAACAGAACCACCAATTTTATTTTGCACATTGCAGTCTTTCCTTTCGTTATGCTTTGATTACTTACCTACAACCTGGATGAAAGGGTTAATGatcatttttcttctttcttctagGAATGAGCAAAACTTCACAAAGTTAGAGATTTGTAAACTCAGATTTGTTCTGGTTAAAAAATTAAGGTAAGGGAACACCATTCCCACACATTCCCATGACACTATACCAATGTTCACTACTACCGTGTTTCTctgaaaataagacagggcttatattaattttcactccaaaatatgacactagggcttattttcggggatgtcttattttgatatattaaaaaaatgaagttacaaagtaaaactattaaactaaccatttaaaataaactattattaaactattaaactaactgattaatacttaaacaaactaattaactaactattaaactaattaataaattaattttttttatttctttcctcttcctgccactcttaactagggcttattttaagggtagggcttatattaaaactatccccaaaaatcacactaggtcttattttatgggtaggtcttattatcggagaaacacggtattatcCACCCAGCTTATAGTGTTTTCACCTGCTCCAGCTACTCAGGTTTGGGAACTTTGTTTTAGGGCTGTTAAGAGTTTTATTAGTTTGTTGTGCCTCATAAGACAGGATGTTGGCATCTAGTCATCAATCTTTCTTGTCTATGCCAATTCCTATATCCTCCAAGGTTTATATTGGAGTCATTTCTCATTCTGCATTGCCATTTTTTGCAAGGAATGTAGATGTCCAAGTTTAATGATACCTAATCCAATCTGCATGTTTCCATAGTGGCAATGTCCTACCACTCTGCCTTTTTTGCACAAAGGTGGGATGCTGCAGTTCAGGGCTTTGTCTTTTAGACTAGCAGTAGCACCATATGTTTTGTGTcaaattgtacaatttttttctcattaatcTTTTCCATAGGTTTGTACACACACTATTCCATTAAATGACTAGTTACTGCTAGCTCCATATCATCAGTTGGTGGATCACCACACCCAATTTTACTTTCAGCAGCAACCAAGACAGGCTTCATTATTAGAGCTTAGACATCTGTTCTCACTCCCAACACAAAATATTGTCAGTCTGGGTATCTTTTTCAACACGTATTGCAGTCAAGCTCAATCAATTCTTATTTGATTTCAAGCTATGGAACAGGTAGTCCAACTCTTACTTGCTCTTCCTTCTCCTAGTGTACAGATTGTTTGGAAATATGGACTTCACTCTAATCCCTTATTCTTTTGAGATGAGTGCACAAGAGATTTTTTTAGTGGTTTTTCTCAATCAGTGGATCATGAAAAGTAATTAGTGTCTTACATTTCTAGCAAAGGGAGCACTTGGTCTAAGGCTCTCTGTTTTCAAATCTTGGATCTTCTTTCTTGGGACCACTCCTATCATTTCATCCTATTAGCTTGTTTTGTTCCAGAGGTGATAAATGTAGTAGCAGATTAATTGTCTCAGCCTGAACAGATTCTCCTGCTATGCAAGGTTTTCTGATGAATTGACTctcattttgaaatattgatgATTGATGTGTGGCCACTCATTAAAATATTGAACTACCACCCTTTTATTCATGGTACCTCACTCTTGGGCAATGAAAATAGATGTATTCCACTATGATGGGATTATACCTCTAAGCCTTCTCATTGAATCTTATGTTACCAGGTTACTAACTATGATTCATTACAATCTGTTGTTTGGTGCTGTTGATAGCACCAGATTGGCAGATAAGACCTGGTTTCCACTTCTGCAATACCTTTATACCATGTCTTCCACTTCTTCTTTGACAATCTTTGTTGAGACAGCCATAATCTGACATTTTACACTCAACAATTCTTAAGCTCAAGCTTTGGGCATGAAAGTAATGTGGTCATTTGCATAGTATTGGAGTTTAATTTATAAGGTTGCTAGGTATCTCTCTCACCCTTTGCTCAGTCCCACAATGGATATTAATCAATAAAAATGACACACATATTGACATTAGTGTATTGCAACATTGTTAAACCCACATTAACTAGAAATGCTAACTGTAACTTATTTTTTGGCCTGGCTTTTGACAGAGTTTTTGCATCTTCCACAATCATCCTGTATTGGTGATATTATTGACAACCTTTAGATACTCGAGACAAATTATTTGAGTCTCCAGTATTGTCTCCATGTTGTTTTGGATCCTTCATCCTAAACAACTGTTTCAATTACATAACTGGTATATTAAGTTGGTATAATTTACCTTTTCTCTATGTCCATTTGAGACCTTAGCCTCACATACCATATATCACCTTTTCCTGAaggtttaatttttgttgatgCCAGTTGAAGTTTTTTGCAATGATTTTGCAGAGAATGCTTTGTCTTTTATGTATCTCCTCAGGCAAGTTCTTCCTGCATAGATTCTGGCAGTTGGGGAAAGAGTTACATCCAATCAGTTATGGAAGTGATAATTTGTCCACACTAATGCCTTTAGAGGGGTTCaacatagttttttttattcattgggATCCTTCAGTTTCTCGGGGCTTCTCCATGGTTATCTTGTCAAGGTTGGTTTTGAAATTGATCCCATATCTCTTATTCTGGGATATTTTTGGAGGTGAAGAATTTTTTTGCTAGTCACATCTGTTCagatttgtaatatttcattgtCCTTAGCAGCTCAGTCAAACTGCTTGCTGGAGGACATTACTCAGACTTGTATATGGAGCATAGGACAAAGGCTGAGTATATATAGTTCATGTATAGCAGATGTAAAGGGATTATATTGCTGTGTCATGAAAGGATTTCAAATTTAACATCTACATATCACACAAGTTTTCTGAGGTATATTCTCTTGAAATATGTTACCAAGATACatgaaatattcttaaatataattttaacataaggAATTTAACTGTGCAAAAGTTACTTTTTGGTtatctgtttttagttttttttaataagtctttgtacttatacatttatacacaaacgtataaatgttgattttactaaattaaaaaaatataaattcctatgaatatagtaatatttaaaaaagaataaaattatttcaaaggaATTTGTTTCATCTTTTTTAACTTCTTTACTGTCTGCTAGTggaattcattttatatttttctttttagtttgtaTCATATTTTTATGGAAAGCTGTAGACGGATTATCTGTGcatagctgtttctaattttaaactgatagagtAGAGGGTAAGCAGCTAGCTAACAATATCCATCACAaacttttcagtttcttttgtGTGACTAAGTGTAAGTCTTGATGGCCACTTATATAACAAACCTATGACTTCAAAATATAGAGCACGTTTTTATGCCAGTGGAATGTATACTACAAATCTTCTGATTCATGTTCAGGCCAAGCATATTAACTACCAGGCCAAGTCTAGTATTacattttagtattgttttaaaGGTATAGAATAATTGAAAATCAACTGTATTATTGTTCTTTTAGTTACCTGACAAATGGAGGTCTTAAATGTTCACACTCACAAAATAGGGTTTCAGGCTAAAAAAGTTTGAGAACCCTTAACATAGCCCATAAACAGTggtataatgaataaattaaactcCACACTGAATTAAATAGAAACTGATGTTGGCTAAGACAATTTACAGTGGATTACATCTTAGGTGGACACCGCAGAGAACTCCCACTATTGTAGAATAAGATGATACACATTGGAATATACATCATAGATTGTATAGAATGAACCAAATCACGAACTGATATAAACTTAGCACAGACTGATAAagacaaaaatagtaaaaaagtAAAGACTTGAACACCAAACTGAGATGgagttatttttactgttttattacccaAGTGAAGAAGCTCCGACATGTAAGCCAAGAATAAAATGTGAGAAAGGTTTCTTTTCAACAATGGCGTATCAAGAAAAGCTAAAACTCGTTGTACTTTCTGATATGTGCATTGGAAAAGGAAAGTAAatctaaacaaacattttattcgttgttgtttgtatgtgtacTTTTCACAGTTTATTGTGAAACCGGTTTATTCCTCTGTTTCACTAAATTATCGttcatttgacttttttttttcccaacagaaaatttgaattttacacacaataagtatgtatattttttcttagtGATTGGAATGTTGTTTGTCGAGGACTATCTGTATTAGTTGCCCCAAATTATAAAGGgataagattagaaggaagattttttttttttttgcaccagTGCATTGTTTcttgattatttttgttgttaagcataaagctgttTCCaccgtgagtatcgaaacccggattttagaggTGTGGGACCTCAGACTTGCCCCTGTTGGCATTAATTCTTAATTTCTTCTCTGATGTAACATTTCCATACCTTAAACTAATTTAACATCAAGAgtgaaattctttaaaaaaaataacttatgagGTACTCAGCTTGGTGAAGTGGAGCTCTTTTGAAAATCTACGTGTAAGCATAAAAAAAGGGCAGTTTGAGTGTCATCGAATACACGCTTTCTGGCGGAACAAAAGAATACACGAACATACGAAAAAAACAGCTCAAATAAGTTCTGGACTAGCTATAGTACCGTCTTGGAAAATATGTTCTGTTCTTCGGTACCAGTGAGTACCGGCAGAATTTCATTcctgtaaattaatatatatatagaatatttgtttgtttgtttgctatctgtgctctgcccactacgagtataaactcagtttttagtgttgtagatcAGTAGACATACGGCTATGGCACTGTGGGGAcatataattattgaaaaattCAAACCAGAATTGCAAAAGCTCTAGAAAAGGAATTATATACCAACTTATCtttttttaatatgcaaatcaTCAACGAAACATTTAAGTATTAAACTTAGAGCTGTACACTTTGAACTTCAACATCTAAAGTATTGCGTTTTGGGTGACTATTTACTACGTCTCTGTTTCTCATGTTTTTAGATGTACGTTACGCCTTATAAAAACATAGCGATACTCACCTTGTTTTTCTGTTCTTACTGAGTTTGCGCAACACCATCCAAGTCACGAGTTGCTAAAGGTTCTCCGTGGGATATACAAGTAGGTTCTATCTCTGTTTTAGTGAATTGTatgtactgtttattttgtaatcaatttttgtatatgataaacaataataataatagtctgAAGATAATATTGGTAATAGCAGTAATGCATTACGGTTCGATTATTTACGTTTGCAAAGAATACTGGGTAAAACGAAAACATTAGTTCAAGGCTTACACGGGGCATCAAGAGAATCTAAACCTGAAGAACCGgggttgagtgtttgttttgtttccactTTTTATAGTTGTTAACTGTTTCAATAATGAATAATAGTGTCAGCATAGTCTCATTGTTGTTTAACTActcagtattaaaaaataattactgttgttTCAGCAATAAAAATACGAACTAATATAGACTGGTCTGTCAGAGAATAACGAACAATGCATCACCGAAGTAAACAGTAAAACACTTCAAAGACGTCTTGTGAATTCTCAGTGTGAAACTTTTAACTGTTTTTCTGTAATATAGGACTACGCAATAAAAATTGTGGTCGTAGGATGTTGTGATAAACCATCAACACCAACTAATATAGTCCtagcatgaccaagtgggttaaggcgttcgactcgtaatctaaggatcgcgggttcgaatccccgtcgcaccaaacatgctcgccctttcagccatggggcgttataatgttaggtcagtcttactattcgttggtaaaagactagcccaagagttggcggtgggtggtggtccctaatttagctgtgtgagACTAGAGACATTATCACGTCCCCACAGGAATACCTACTACTTTTATTCTTACCTCTTTTCACTGTACGTTGTCATGACTACTGACAATTGAATCTTTTAAACTGTTGATGTGTGGACGTTACGTACAGGTGGTTATTTCTGATCCTCAAAACGTTTAGTACCAATGTAGTTTATGTAGCGATGACTTGGTTGTGTTGGTCTTTTGTAACTCAGTAGATATATATGAAAATAGGGAAGTAAAAGCCACATCTTGCAGTATATGCCAGAAGCCAACAGTGGACCGGTTTTTACAATGATATTTCTATCGTTTTTGTGAgaagatttgtttttatacacGTGGAATTAATAAGTTTTACTCCAAAGCCCTAATCTTCCAGGTTATGATAAAAacgtaacccaagagtttgcagtgggtgatgTTTATACCAGACTGTCTTTATTTCTGAATTATTACGGGTAGCCCTAGAGTAGCCTTAAACAAATTTTAACGAACAAGAAATGATCCAGATAACGTGATCAATAATTTTTCATAACAGTTGCTAGATGTTTTCTTTGATTGCTTATCACCATTCTTGGTGGCAAAATTTGAACCACGTAGTTTTCAACGAATCTCACGAAATTTTCAAATCTCTCCGTTATATGTTTTAACCTTGAAAAGTATGATATGAACCACAAAATTtgaagcccccagtggctcagcggtatgtctactgacttacaacgctaaaaccgggtttcgatacccgtggtgggccgagcacagatagcccattgagtagctttgtgcttaattcaaaacaacaacaaaaaaatgtgaaattttctACCACCATAGAAAAAGATTTCCATTTAAACTTCTAAACTTTTACCCTTTCAAGTTTCaggtaaataatgaaatattagaacgaatattttttttatagcgTATTTGAAAATAAACCTTACACTGGGAGAGTTCTTCATTCACAAACGTGTCAGTGAAAGtgttaaatatcttttataagtTGTTTATGTACCAAATTACTTGTAAGTTCAAGATCTTTCTTGGTTACAGAAGCAATAATATGTGAATCTCGTAAACACCAAACAAAAATAGCTCCAGTcagatttttacatattttactaagAAAATTCACGATTCACACAGTCTTTGTGTCTAGTTCCTCATTGTGAGTGTCGTGacagataagaaaaaaaatgtttcaatacgATGCAATATGTGGATCCGACTGGACAGTGTATAAATTATGTAATAACTTCTGTCAGAGGATCTGTTGTAATTCTACAttgataaatacaattttaagtaACAGACAAACTACAAAGAAACTTCTACGTTCACGCTGTTCTAGGTCGTCGAGTGTTTTCGActattatgttaataattaaagGTTAACTGATTTtctaaatttacaaataattacgAAGTACCACTAGGTGAAGAGTTTTATAAATTCGTGATGTTCATTTTATCACAAGATCATGTGCAGCAattactaattaaaaacaaacaaacagtgaatgGAACACACTATCAGAAAGCTTGAAATTAAAGAAACGAGTTTGAACATATTCCCAAATTGTTCAGAACAGTAATTGAAGAGGAGGCGCGATTATATCGAAGATCTTGAATTTACAGAAACTACCTTcgatagtttgtttcatttactctggttttcaataatttaaaaaaaaattgtaaaataaacttaGTACGGTACTGATTTCTTAAATTgaatgttgtaaataaaaattaacgatATTAGTTTACACTCACAGGATCCTTACTGAAAATTAATAAGCTGCGAAAAAGACAAAAGAGAAAATAACCATTTATTTCCTGTTCTCATCAAGTGATTGTTGCTGGAATTAAAAGGGGAGCTGAGCAGGAGGAAAGCTACTAGGCCTAAAAAATAACGTGGGGCATAAAGATAAAAACGGGGAAAATAAGATGTCTAACAATGCTTTTGTGCGAGGAATTAACTGCACATCGACCTTCGGAGCATCAAAAAAGGAAACCAAAACTAAAAGCTCACATTCTCGACGTGGTAAAAAGTGTCAAATTTCATTAATGGGCGTACTTATGCTAACATCAATAATTGTAACCATTCCTCAATGCTACGGAGACATTATTTATTGCAACAAAAACACAATGAACGCTATTCCTCGTTTGATGAAGGGTTTTTCCGACACCTGAAGGCAGTTTGAATTTGATACATTTTGGGCCTGGTAGACTTCATTTCGGGGGTAGAAACTGGACGAAGATGAGCCAAGAATTATCACAGTTATTATCTGGCTATAACACAGAAATGATTGATAATCAAAACTTTACCGAGTGTTCTAGAGAAAGTCCTCCAGCGGGACATTCGTGCTTCTTCAACATCCAATTAATTTCACCTAAATGCATTGAAACCGAAACATTTGGATACAGATATGGTAAACCATGTATTTTTCTCCAATTCTCAAACATCAGCAACTGGGAGCCTGTTCCCTACAACACCAGAGATCTCCACACTGCAGTTGAACTACCTGAAAGATTACGTTCTACCTACGACCCACATTATGCCTATATAGACTGTGAGGGAGACACTGCTTTTGACAAGGAGAACCTTGGTTTCATACACTACTCTCCATACCAAGGATTTCCAGTAAACTTCTTCCCCTATACAGATCAACCCGACTTCATGCCTCCTCTAGTGTCTGTACACTTTTCTAGCCCGAGAATTGGAATTGCTATAAATGTAGGATGTAAACTGTGGGCGAAGAATGTGAATCATGCAGAAGACGCTGTTCCCAACGGGACTGTTCGTTTTACTCTTCCTATTGATTAGAGTCAGTATAAAACTTTACACACAACAACGttttttactatacacttcacTGTTAATAGTAGTTAGAGAATATAGTCTTTAACATACTCGAGTATAACCAGATTAAAGTTATTATTggaacgaaataaaaatatttcctatatttttaattttaatccaATATTTGCAAAATTATCTTcctaaaagtaattttttttccagttattaTTTACCTCTTAAACGCTTCAAAATACTTGTTATTGTATAGCTgggattttttctttctttttagcgcaaagctgtaTGATGTATTATTTGTACCCTGGGGAATCGGAACCcgaattctagtgttgtaagtggGAGATTAGTATATTGCAGTGAAGCAATTATACGGAGTAAAAGTCTGTTCGTAACAACGTTTTTAGGTGGAACTCATTCTTATTCATTTttatcccggttgcaccaaacatgctcaccctcccagccgtgggggcgttataatgtgacggtcaatcccactattcgttggtaaaaagtagcccaagagttggcggtgggtggtgatgactagctgccctccctctagttttacgctgctaaattagggacgactagcgcagatagccctcgagtagctttgcgctaaattcaaaaacaaaacaaaacattattattttttaatattttctgaactGATGGGTTTTAATTCATCTAGTTACACGAACGTTACTGAGCTgacatgtttttaatttgttccaGCAcaaatccattttattatttcattcaactGATAGAACGCGTTAGAACTACGTAGTTATAGTTTGCGTCAGGGTCTTTAACGAAAACTATAGACAAGTCATTTTGCGTGAAAACGTTAGacttttaaatcataattttaacttGGTTATAATCTATTTCAACAAgtcaattttgttatttttaccaatTCGAAATAGATTAGCCTTTTGTTGACGTCGAAAATTAGGGAGCGTGAACAAAATGGTTAGTGTGCCGAGCTGTTAATCCATTTGTCCCTAATTCGCATCCTGTTACTGAGAAAAAAATTGCGACTGCAGTGTGAGGCTGAGGGCGCTTTTTAAGATTAATggaaaatacatttgtttgatcAAAATTCTGAAGTTTAAAATTCGCAATATTCGGTTATAAAAAAAGTGGCCCTATAGATGATGGTAGATACTGCATGACAAATGCCTAATCTCTGTTTggaaattcaaaattaggaatcaTAGAAGATACTCTTCGTAACTTTGCCATTGAAAAAGCACTTTTTGTGTTTATTCagttatactgttttatatttttcaggtgcatgaaatgatttattattcctctacaactacgacaattaataatttatttttcttgtgtaaTATATACTCGGCTGTTATTCTCTGAacagtatgttttgaatttcgcgcaaagccgtccctaatttagcagtgtaagactagagggaaggcagttagtcatcatcacccaccgccaactcttgggctactcttttaccgtcacattatattgcccccgcggcatgtttggtgttacaaggatttgaactcgcgaccctcagattatgggtcgaatgccttaaccacttggtcacgGCGGGCCTCTCTGAACAGCAATTGatattacttgtatttttacTAATCTCTAATACGAGGATAAAGTTATGGTGTTTTTACTCGTGTGTTACATATTTGTGAATGTAACTGAATGAAGTTTATTATCTGTCTATGTTTATACTGCAAGAgttcttatatttaactttacaGAAGTAAAGTGCTAAGTAAGGATTCAGGACCTGTTACTTGTAGTGTTTAAGTAGAGCTTCCATGTTTACAAAATGAATTATCAGAAAGGACTTGAAAATCCATTACTGGTAATATTGGAATTGGTTTTCCATTTACTATAATGAAATACGAAACTATAGCTTAGAATATATCGAGAATTACTCAACCAAGAGGAACTTTCAACATGAAGTAATGATGCATtccaaaaatataatacatttttatttatttttaaaaaagtggtTGTGTTAAGAATCATAACGAAAAATCACATTagttcaatgtaaaaaaaaaagctatgtaTTAATCCAAAGTAAACAAAGACATATTAtccttttttcctttttataacTTTGATAGTGAAATAGAGTATGTATATTCTGTTTGTGTTGGAGACTTTTGCTGATACCACTGCACAGTCTTTTACGTTTACATGAAACTGTACACTGGGTCTTGATCCCAGGACCAAGGACCATATACAGGACAAGCTCGGCTGtgacagcaccagagcagacGGACTTGGATGTATTGTCAGCATGCTCGTTTCTTAGAATACCACCATGGCCAATTATTCAGAAAAACTGATTTGAGATGGATGACAGAAAAAATTTAGCCAGTTGTTTCTTAATGTCTAAGAAAACA
Coding sequences within:
- the LOC143227252 gene encoding sodium/potassium-transporting ATPase subunit beta-like, with protein sequence MSQELSQLLSGYNTEMIDNQNFTECSRESPPAGHSCFFNIQLISPKCIETETFGYRYGKPCIFLQFSNISNWEPVPYNTRDLHTAVELPERLRSTYDPHYAYIDCEGDTAFDKENLGFIHYSPYQGFPVNFFPYTDQPDFMPPLVSVHFSSPRIGIAINVGCKLWAKNVNHAEDAVPNGTVRFTLPID